The region GTGTCGGCCTGGCTGATCGCATGACGCACAAACCGAACGAACTGTCGGGCGGCCAGCGCCAGCGTGTCGCGATTGCGCGTGCGCTGGTGAATAATCCCTCCATCATTCTTGCGGACGAGCCGACCGGAAATCTCGATACCGCCACGGGCGACGAGATTATGAACATTTTTTCCGACTTGCATAATCAAGGCAATACCATTATTTTGGTCACGCACGAAGAGTACATCGCCGAGCATGCCCACCGCATTCTTCGCCTGCGCGACGGCCGCATCGAGTCGGATACGACGGTGCCCGGCAAGAATTAATGTCTGACCTGTCTGGCGCGGCCTCGCGCCGGATTATCGCAATAAACCGCAAAGGCGCTAAATTTTATGTTGCTCCTTTTCCTGGATTTGTGGGAGGGCATCCTCATTGCCCTTCAGGCGTTGCGCGCGAACAAGCTGCGGTTTTTGTTGACCACGCTCGGCATTGTGATCGGCGTCATGACGGTGATCACGATAGTCGCGTTGATTCAAGGCATCAATAAATCGTTTTACGATGAAATTTCCTCCATTGGAACCGACACGCTCTACATTCAGAAATTTGCCTGGGTCAACAACGATCAAGAAGCATGGGCGCGCTTTCGCAATCGCAAAGACATCACCATGCGCGAGTATGACGCGGTGGTGAAGTATGCCACCCTCGCCAAAGCCGTGACGCCCAGCATCTACACGCGCGTGAACGTGAAATACGAGGACACCGGCATTAGCGGTGTTTTAGTTGTTGGCTCGAATGACAATTATATTCAGACCAACAACACCGGTCCCGAGCTCGGACGTTTCATCACAACGATGGATGTTGACTATCGCCGCAACGTGTGTGTGTTGGGCGCAGAAATCGCCGAAAAACTGTTCGGTCGTGAAGATCCCGTCGGCAAGCGCATCAGTCTTGCTAATCGCGGTTTTCGCGTGGTGGGTGTGTTGACGGAACGCGGAAAAGTTTTTGGTTGGAATCCCAACGTCTTGGTGGTGGTGCCTATCGGCGCGTTTGAAAATGCTTTCGGCCGGCGCCGCTCGGTTGAAATTCAAGTCAAGGTGCAGCACGCCGATCTGTTGGACGAGGCGCAGGATGAGTTGACCGGCATTTTGCGGCGCGTGCGCAAGGTGGCGCCGCACAAAGAAGATGATTTCTCCATCAACCGCCAAAGCTTGCTGATGAATTTCTACAACAGCCTGACGGCCGGGTTGTGGGCGCTTGCCATCGGCGTCGGGTCGATCTCGCTGCTCGTCGGCGGCATCGGTATCATGAACATCATGCTGGTTTCGGTGACGGAGCGCACGCGCGAGATCGGTGTGCGCAAAGCCATTGGCGCAAAGCGCCGCGATATTCTCTGGCAATTCTTGGTGGAGACCATGATCATTTGCAGCCTCGGCGTCATGCTTGGCATCGGCGCCGCCATGGGCGTTGCCCTGCTCATCGAAAAGGCCTTTTCTTTTCCGGTGGTTTTTTCGCCGTGGATCATCTTGCTCGGGCTGGGCTTTGTCGTGACCATCGGCTTGTTTTTTGGCATCTATCCCGCCAACAAAGCCGCGCGCCTAAGTCCGACGGAAGCATTGCGCTATGAGTAAAGCCAAAGACGCCAGCAAAAAAATCAAACCAACAAAGGCAAATGGGATTGTATGCGGCGCTGGTGTAGCGCCCTCTTAATTTGTCTTGCAGGAATGCCCTATGATTTTCAGCGAAAACCTCGATATTGCCCTGAGCGCGATTCGCGCCAGCAAATTGCGCTCGTCGCTCACGCTGCTCGGCGTCATCATCGGCGTGATGACGATTATCGGCATGCAAGCAATTGTGGGCGGCTTTCAGCGGGATTTGGAAAAGCAGCTCACGGTGTTGGGCGCAAATACCTTTCAAATTCAAAAATTTCCCGCCATCATCACCAGCCACGAGCAATGGCGGCGCTATCAAAATCGTAAAGATTTGCGCGAAGACGAGTTGGATGCGGTGATGAAATATGCCACGCTGGCAAAAAGCGTGAGCGGCGAACATATGCAATTCGGCGGCGTCGTGCGCTATCAAGATCGCAAAACCACGCCGACGATTATGATCGTTGGCGTCACCAGCGAGTATCTTGACAACAATGGTTATCTGCTGCGCAACGGCCGCTTTGTCAATCCCACCGATGAGCAATACAGCGCGCACATGGCGGTTTTGGGCCACGATTTAATCGGCCGGCTTTTCCCGTTTGAAGATCCGGTGGGGCGCGAGATTCGTGTGGATGCCGAGCGTTTCTTGATTGTCGGAGCGCTGGAAGAAAAAGGCCGGGTTTTTGGCAATAGCCAGGATAACCTGGTGATGATTCCGTTGAGCACCTTCGAAAAAATTTACGGCTCG is a window of Cytophagia bacterium CHB2 DNA encoding:
- a CDS encoding ABC transporter permease — protein: MIFSENLDIALSAIRASKLRSSLTLLGVIIGVMTIIGMQAIVGGFQRDLEKQLTVLGANTFQIQKFPAIITSHEQWRRYQNRKDLREDELDAVMKYATLAKSVSGEHMQFGGVVRYQDRKTTPTIMIVGVTSEYLDNNGYLLRNGRFVNPTDEQYSAHMAVLGHDLIGRLFPFEDPVGREIRVDAERFLIVGALEEKGRVFGNSQDNLVMIPLSTFEKIYGSKRSMSIQIQAPSASAYETTVDQVTGILRAIRKVLPGAENDFEIFSSGSLIETANKLTSVAGWAGLIIAAISLIVAGVGIM
- a CDS encoding FtsX-like permease family protein, whose protein sequence is MLLLFLDLWEGILIALQALRANKLRFLLTTLGIVIGVMTVITIVALIQGINKSFYDEISSIGTDTLYIQKFAWVNNDQEAWARFRNRKDITMREYDAVVKYATLAKAVTPSIYTRVNVKYEDTGISGVLVVGSNDNYIQTNNTGPELGRFITTMDVDYRRNVCVLGAEIAEKLFGREDPVGKRISLANRGFRVVGVLTERGKVFGWNPNVLVVVPIGAFENAFGRRRSVEIQVKVQHADLLDEAQDELTGILRRVRKVAPHKEDDFSINRQSLLMNFYNSLTAGLWALAIGVGSISLLVGGIGIMNIMLVSVTERTREIGVRKAIGAKRRDILWQFLVETMIICSLGVMLGIGAAMGVALLIEKAFSFPVVFSPWIILLGLGFVVTIGLFFGIYPANKAARLSPTEALRYE